A stretch of the Planctomycetota bacterium genome encodes the following:
- the ndk gene encoding nucleoside-diphosphate kinase, which translates to METTLIILKPDAVQRGLVGRVIARLEDKGLQIVGCKLMQISQELAATHYGEHKGKPFYDGLVRFMTGAPVLVLAVRGLGAIAICRKLMGATFGSKAEPGTIRGDFGVSNSFNLIHGSDSPEAAERELKLFFGEGEVLDYERAINQWVYDLSSGSPE; encoded by the coding sequence ATGGAGACCACGCTGATCATCCTCAAGCCCGACGCCGTGCAGCGGGGGCTCGTCGGCCGAGTCATCGCACGCCTTGAGGACAAGGGCCTGCAGATCGTCGGCTGCAAGCTGATGCAGATCAGCCAGGAGCTGGCCGCCACCCACTACGGCGAGCACAAGGGCAAGCCGTTCTACGACGGCCTCGTCCGCTTCATGACCGGGGCGCCCGTGCTGGTTCTGGCCGTCCGTGGGCTGGGAGCCATCGCCATCTGCCGCAAGCTCATGGGCGCGACCTTCGGCAGCAAGGCCGAGCCCGGGACCATCCGCGGCGACTTCGGTGTCTCCAACAGCTTCAACCTGATCCACGGCTCGGACAGCCCCGAGGCCGCCGAGCGCGAACTCAAGCTGTTCTTCGGAGAGGGCGAGGTGCTCGACTACGAGCGGGCGATCAACCAGTGGGTGTACGACCTCTCCAGCGGCTCGCCGGAGTAG
- a CDS encoding carbon storage regulator — MITRREGEEVVVGDPRNPIGVVRIASIKGDRIRLAFDFPRTIDVHRREVADQIAQEDAPPGRSAGEAPVVETRVVETRAVETPRRVASTA, encoded by the coding sequence GTGATCACACGGAGAGAGGGCGAAGAGGTCGTGGTGGGCGACCCGCGCAACCCGATCGGCGTCGTGCGGATCGCGTCCATCAAGGGCGATCGCATCCGTCTCGCGTTCGACTTCCCGCGGACGATCGACGTCCACCGCCGCGAGGTGGCCGACCAGATCGCGCAGGAGGACGCTCCGCCCGGCCGATCCGCCGGCGAGGCGCCGGTGGTCGAGACCCGCGTGGTCGAAACCCGAGCGGTGGAAACACCGCGTCGCGTCGCCTCGACCGCCTGA
- a CDS encoding NifU family protein, which translates to MRLTGTVRERVERVIEQIRPAIQADGGDVELVEVTAEGLVRIRLHGACVGCPSSTLTLQSGIERNLQQHVPEVTAVEALDED; encoded by the coding sequence CTGCGGCTCACCGGGACCGTCCGCGAGCGCGTCGAGCGGGTGATCGAGCAGATCCGGCCGGCCATCCAGGCCGACGGCGGCGACGTCGAGCTCGTGGAGGTCACCGCCGAGGGCCTGGTCCGCATCCGCCTGCACGGGGCCTGCGTCGGGTGCCCGTCCAGCACCCTGACCCTGCAGAGCGGCATCGAGCGGAACCTCCAGCAGCACGTGCCCGAGGTGACCGCCGTGGAAGCGCTGGACGAGGACTAG